The DNA sequence ACCTGCCTGCATTAGAGAAAACACTTCGAGGCAGCATTAGTACCAACTCAGTCCTGTTTTGAGAATGATATCAAACATTTCATGATTGTTTTGTCTACTTGTGTCAGGAGAACATGTTTTGTAGGAGCCCGAGGCTGAGAGGGGACTCAAGATGGGGAGAATGACAATTGTCTTCGACAGCTGAGAAGGATTTTTATAATTATTGGAGGAGAGTTCTTTGATTCTCGATTCTAGGCTGCTAGCCCCTGTGCTTTAAGACATGGCAGCTAAAAACAATGTGACTGAAATCATTCTTTTGGGGTTTTCCCCCAACCAGGATGTACAGAAGACCATTTCTGTGGTATTTCTCCTCATGTACACGGCCATTGTCCTGGGTAACGGCCTCATTGTGGCAACAATCATGGCCAGCAAAGTGCTCACCtcccccatgtatttcttcctcagcTACTTGTCCTTTGTGGAGATCTGTTACTGCTCTGTCACAGCCCCCAAGCTCATCCTTGACTCTTTTATTGAAAGGAAAAGCATTTCCCTCAAGGGCTGTATCACTCAGAtatttttcctccatttctttggTGGTACTGAGATCTTTCTCCTGACagtcatggcctatgaccgctacgtggccatATGCAAACCCCTGCACTACACCGTCATCATGAACCGGCGCGTGTGTGGCCTCTTGGTGGGTGCAGCATGGGGTGGGGGCTTGCTGCATTCTGTTGGGCAAACGTTCCTCATTTTCCAGCTGCCGTTCTGTGGCCTCAAGGTCCTTGATCACTACTTCTGTGATGTCCACCCCATGCTGACGCTGGCCTGCTCAGACACCTTCCTCATTGGTGTGctcatcatcctcaatggtggcTCCATTTCAGTGATCAGCTTCATGGTACTGCTTGCTTCCTACGTGGTCATCTTGTGCTCCCTGAGGACGCGGACCTCAGAAGGTCGGCGCAAGGCTCTGTCCACCTGTGCCTCTCACATCGCGGTCGTGGGCCTGTTCTTCATTCCCTGTTCCTTTGTCTACATGAGGCCCTGTGTCACCCTCTCTGCAGATAAGATAGTCGCTGTGTTTTACACAGTGCTCACGCCTCTCTTAAACCCCTTCATTTACTCCTTCAGGAATGCTGAAGTGAAAAATGCCATGAGGAGACTGATGAGGAGAACAGTGATTTGGGGAGAGAAATAGATGATTAAGTTAGGGGAAACTGGAGGAGTAAGGGATGGGAAGCTGGGGCAGTGAGATCCCACTCTGCCTCTACCTTTAAATGATGGGTTGGCCTTGGGCCAgtcaccttttttctttaaatttcagttttctcatctttatgagATTGGACAGGATTGAAGGAGCCTCTAGAATGAGGTCTAGGGGTCTTCTGCT is a window from the Ursus arctos isolate Adak ecotype North America unplaced genomic scaffold, UrsArc2.0 scaffold_23, whole genome shotgun sequence genome containing:
- the LOC113264878 gene encoding olfactory receptor 4X1 — encoded protein: MAAKNNVTEIILLGFSPNQDVQKTISVVFLLMYTAIVLGNGLIVATIMASKVLTSPMYFFLSYLSFVEICYCSVTAPKLILDSFIERKSISLKGCITQIFFLHFFGGTEIFLLTVMAYDRYVAICKPLHYTVIMNRRVCGLLVGAAWGGGLLHSVGQTFLIFQLPFCGLKVLDHYFCDVHPMLTLACSDTFLIGVLIILNGGSISVISFMVLLASYVVILCSLRTRTSEGRRKALSTCASHIAVVGLFFIPCSFVYMRPCVTLSADKIVAVFYTVLTPLLNPFIYSFRNAEVKNAMRRLMRRTVIWGEK